Proteins found in one Seonamhaeicola sp. S2-3 genomic segment:
- a CDS encoding 3-deoxy-D-manno-octulosonic acid transferase: MNLFKEMYFSNKQTILSFLYNIGINLTHFTLKCLALFNHKIKLGVQGRAQTFNILKNNLSSGDKTLWFHCASLGEYEQGLPVFKELRKHYKHHKIILSFFSPSGYEIRKNTPIADVVVYLPLDFKKNAKQFLNILNPELTIFVKYDIWPNFLNELKTRNLKAILISANFRENQSYFKFYGNYLRKALFAFEHIFVQNNHSKKLLKSINYNNVTISGDTRFDRVYSQLKQDNTLSFVEEFKDNKLCIVAGSTWPEGENLFIEFINANTHKNIKFIIAPHNIKSNQINSLKEKLNANVVLFSNKENQSLTKAQVFIIDTIGILSKIYNYADIAYVGGAVGNTGLHNTLEPAVFGVPIIIGNNHEKFPEAQAMINKGGMFSIKNQKEFNLILNRLVKESDFRLKSGSKNAEYIKENKGAVIQILDFLRI; this comes from the coding sequence ATGAATTTATTCAAAGAAATGTATTTTAGCAACAAACAAACAATATTGAGTTTTCTTTATAACATTGGTATTAATTTAACGCATTTTACACTAAAATGCTTAGCGCTTTTTAACCATAAAATTAAACTTGGTGTACAAGGGCGTGCCCAAACATTTAATATTTTAAAAAATAATTTAAGTAGTGGCGATAAAACCCTGTGGTTTCATTGTGCTTCTTTAGGTGAATATGAACAAGGCCTACCTGTTTTTAAAGAGTTAAGAAAACATTATAAACACCATAAAATTATATTAAGTTTTTTTTCTCCGTCTGGATATGAAATTAGAAAAAATACTCCTATTGCAGATGTAGTAGTTTACCTTCCTTTAGATTTTAAAAAGAACGCAAAACAGTTTTTAAACATTTTAAACCCAGAGCTTACCATATTTGTAAAGTACGATATTTGGCCCAACTTTTTAAATGAATTAAAAACTAGAAATTTAAAAGCTATTTTAATTTCTGCAAATTTTAGAGAAAATCAATCTTATTTTAAGTTTTATGGCAACTATTTAAGAAAAGCCTTATTTGCATTTGAACACATTTTTGTTCAAAACAATCATTCTAAAAAATTACTAAAATCTATTAATTACAATAACGTAACTATTTCTGGAGACACACGTTTTGATAGAGTTTACAGCCAACTTAAACAAGACAATACTTTAAGTTTTGTTGAAGAATTTAAAGACAATAAACTATGTATAGTAGCAGGAAGCACATGGCCCGAAGGAGAAAATTTATTCATAGAATTTATAAATGCCAATACGCATAAAAATATAAAATTTATTATTGCACCCCATAATATTAAATCAAACCAAATAAACAGTTTAAAAGAAAAACTAAATGCAAATGTGGTTTTGTTTTCAAACAAAGAAAACCAATCACTTACTAAAGCTCAGGTTTTTATAATTGATACTATTGGCATACTTTCAAAAATATATAACTACGCCGATATAGCTTATGTTGGTGGTGCTGTTGGTAATACTGGATTGCACAACACCTTAGAACCCGCTGTTTTTGGAGTTCCTATTATTATTGGAAATAATCATGAAAAATTTCCAGAAGCCCAAGCTATGATTAATAAGGGTGGTATGTTTTCTATAAAAAACCAAAAAGAATTTAATCTTATTTTAAACAGATTAGTTAAAGAAAGTGACTTTCGTTTAAAAAGTGGGTCTAAAAACGCAGAATATATTAAAGAAAATAAGGGGGCCGTCATCCAAATTTTAGATTTCTTACGTATATAA
- a CDS encoding transposase → MSGKRLQRHYKDHLSDFKQWEHKSHAKQWLVFPENLGSYLSIDETALSKGELYTIITNKKAKGKKGALVGIFHGTKVEPIIEQLLKIPAKKRAKVKEITLDMANSMKTISTKCFPKAIQVTDRFHVQKLAIEALQDLRIKYRWEALDQENEQIKLSRAADKEFKPVTFSNGDSSKQLLARSRYLLYKSPDKWTPNQKERGQILFNEYPELKKAYGLVQGLRNIFNQAIDIKVAYTKLAHWYKDVEESGFKSFQTVANSITLNYRSVLNYFINRSTNASAESFNAKVKAFRSQFRGVRNTEYFLYRLIKLYS, encoded by the coding sequence ATGTCCGGAAAAAGGCTTCAAAGACATTATAAGGATCACTTAAGTGATTTTAAGCAATGGGAGCATAAGAGTCATGCTAAACAGTGGCTTGTTTTCCCTGAAAACTTAGGTTCTTATTTATCCATTGATGAGACAGCGCTGTCCAAGGGAGAGCTCTATACCATCATTACCAATAAGAAGGCCAAAGGAAAGAAAGGGGCTTTAGTTGGGATATTCCACGGAACTAAAGTGGAGCCTATTATCGAACAACTCTTGAAGATCCCAGCAAAGAAGCGTGCTAAAGTGAAAGAGATTACCTTAGACATGGCTAACTCTATGAAAACAATCTCCACTAAATGTTTCCCGAAAGCCATCCAAGTAACAGACAGGTTCCATGTACAGAAGCTGGCAATAGAGGCGCTCCAAGATCTTCGTATCAAATACCGATGGGAAGCTTTGGATCAAGAAAATGAACAGATAAAGCTATCTAGAGCTGCCGACAAAGAATTTAAACCTGTAACTTTTTCTAATGGTGATAGCTCAAAACAACTCCTGGCCAGGAGTAGATATCTACTGTATAAATCCCCAGATAAATGGACTCCAAATCAGAAAGAGAGGGGACAGATATTGTTTAATGAATACCCAGAATTAAAGAAAGCTTATGGACTTGTTCAAGGCTTGAGGAATATTTTTAACCAAGCCATAGATATTAAAGTAGCTTACACCAAACTAGCCCACTGGTACAAAGATGTAGAGGAGTCTGGATTTAAGAGCTTCCAAACGGTAGCCAATAGTATTACTTTAAATTACCGCTCTGTACTCAACTATTTTATAAACAGAAGTACTAATGCTTCAGCTGAATCCTTTAATGCCAAAGTAAAGGCTTTTAGATCTCAATTTAGGGGAGTCAGGAATACGGAATACTTCTTATATCGCTTGATTAAATTATATTCTTAA
- a CDS encoding RNA methyltransferase yields the protein MRKLKNSELDRLSIEDFKNSKKTPLIIVLDNIRSLNNIGSVFRTSDAFLIEKIYLCGITAKPPHKDIHKTALGSTETVAWEYAENTLDIVKKLKAENIKVCAIEQAENATMLNDFTVEANTKYALIFGNEVKGVSQEVVNASNEVIEIPQFGTKHSLNISVSCGVVIWDMFSKLSKFNLI from the coding sequence ATGCGCAAACTTAAAAACAGTGAATTAGACCGTTTAAGTATTGAAGATTTTAAAAATTCTAAAAAAACACCGCTTATTATTGTTTTAGATAATATAAGAAGTTTGAATAATATAGGCTCTGTTTTTAGAACAAGCGATGCCTTTTTAATTGAAAAAATTTACCTCTGTGGCATTACCGCAAAACCACCTCATAAAGACATACACAAAACAGCACTTGGTAGCACAGAAACTGTGGCATGGGAATACGCAGAAAACACCTTAGATATTGTAAAAAAACTTAAAGCTGAAAATATAAAAGTATGCGCTATTGAGCAGGCTGAAAATGCGACTATGCTAAATGATTTTACAGTTGAAGCTAACACCAAATACGCACTTATTTTTGGTAATGAAGTTAAAGGCGTTTCTCAAGAAGTTGTTAATGCTAGCAACGAGGTTATTGAAATTCCGCAATTTGGCACCAAACACTCTTTAAATATTTCTGTGAGTTGTGGGGTAGTAATTTGGGATATGTTTTCAAAATTATCTAAATTTAACCTAATATAA
- a CDS encoding helix-turn-helix domain-containing protein, translating into MFQNKLTLLTPDELKSFIKPINEKLELLQNQLKELKQQPQEQTPVKYLTRKEVGKMLSVNLATVHNMTVKGILKKYQIGGRVLYKLDEVENAIVELQK; encoded by the coding sequence ATGTTTCAAAACAAATTAACACTCTTAACACCTGATGAACTAAAAAGTTTTATCAAACCTATTAACGAAAAGCTGGAACTACTACAAAACCAGTTAAAAGAACTTAAACAGCAACCGCAAGAACAAACGCCAGTCAAATATTTGACACGTAAAGAAGTTGGTAAAATGCTTTCTGTAAACCTTGCAACGGTTCACAATATGACTGTTAAAGGTATTTTGAAAAAATATCAAATTGGAGGGCGTGTATTATACAAGCTTGATGAGGTCGAAAACGCTATTGTTGAACTTCAAAAATAA
- the mutS gene encoding DNA mismatch repair protein MutS, with protein sequence MAKKAKKETPLMKQYNAIKAKYPDALLLFRVGDFYETFGEDAVKTAGILGIILTKRGAGSESETELAGFPHHSLNTYLPKLVKAGERVAICDQLEDPKLTKKIVKRGVTELVTPGVALNDEVLVSKSNNFLCSVHFDKKYIGISFLDVSTGEFLTSQGNAEYIDKLLQNFNPSEVLVSKQKRSVFSETFGDDFHTFYLEDWVFQTDYAYETLTKHFETKTLKGFGIEDLYEGIIASGSILHYLGETQHHKLQHITSISRIAEDDYVWMDKFTIRNLELYNSTNNNAVTLLQVIDKTISAMGGRMLKRWLALPLKRLDKIKQRHEVVSFLTNNNEVLQKIQHHIKHIGDLERLISKIATGKVNPREVIQLKNSLEAIVPIKSLASNCDNESLRIIGDNLQNCDVLREKIKETLNEDAPVNVLKGNTIATGFSSELDELRSLSKSGKDYLDDMLKRESERTGIPSLKIASNNVFGYYIEVRNTHKDKVPEAWIRKQTLVSAERYITEELKEYEAKILGAEDRIQTLEQELFANLVVWMNQYIKAVQQNAFLIGQLDCLCSFAQLAKDNNYSYPDIDESFDLDIKNGRHPVIEKQLPLGEAYITNDVYLDRSSQQIIMITGPNMSGKSAILRQTALIVLLAQIGSFVPAESAKIGMVDKIFTRVGASDNISMGESTFMVEMNETASILNNISDRSLVLLDEIGRGTSTYDGISIAWAISEYLHEHPAKPKTLFATHYHELNEMTETFERIKNFNVSVKELKDNVLFLRKLVEGGSAHSFGIHVAKMAGMPQQVLHKANKILKKLEQSHSSEELTDKVKSLNDEMQLSFFNLDDPLLENIKEEILHTDIDTLTPVEALMKLNEIKRMLVKKKQA encoded by the coding sequence TTGGCTAAAAAAGCAAAAAAAGAAACCCCGTTAATGAAACAGTATAATGCTATTAAAGCAAAGTATCCTGATGCGTTATTACTGTTTAGGGTGGGCGATTTTTATGAAACTTTTGGTGAAGATGCTGTAAAAACTGCGGGTATCTTAGGTATTATTTTAACCAAGCGTGGTGCCGGTAGCGAAAGTGAAACCGAATTAGCAGGGTTTCCGCACCATTCTTTAAACACCTACTTGCCTAAGTTGGTTAAGGCTGGAGAGCGTGTAGCTATTTGCGATCAGTTAGAAGATCCAAAACTTACCAAGAAAATTGTAAAACGAGGTGTTACAGAGTTAGTAACTCCTGGAGTTGCCTTAAATGATGAGGTGTTGGTTTCAAAATCTAACAACTTTTTGTGTTCGGTACATTTTGATAAAAAGTATATTGGCATTTCGTTTTTAGATGTATCTACTGGCGAGTTTTTAACCTCGCAAGGTAATGCAGAGTATATAGATAAGTTACTTCAAAATTTTAACCCTAGTGAAGTATTAGTTTCTAAACAAAAGCGCAGTGTGTTTAGTGAAACTTTTGGTGATGATTTTCATACCTTTTACCTAGAGGATTGGGTGTTTCAAACCGATTATGCTTATGAAACACTTACAAAACATTTTGAAACTAAAACCCTTAAAGGTTTTGGTATAGAAGATTTATATGAAGGTATTATAGCATCAGGTTCTATACTTCATTATTTAGGTGAAACACAACATCATAAACTGCAACATATTACATCTATTTCTAGAATTGCAGAAGATGATTATGTGTGGATGGATAAATTCACCATCAGAAATTTAGAGCTTTATAATTCTACCAATAATAATGCGGTAACCTTACTTCAGGTAATAGATAAAACTATTTCAGCTATGGGTGGGCGCATGCTAAAACGTTGGTTGGCGCTTCCTTTAAAAAGGTTAGATAAAATAAAGCAACGTCATGAAGTGGTTAGTTTTTTAACCAACAACAACGAGGTGCTTCAAAAAATACAGCATCATATAAAGCATATTGGCGATTTAGAACGGTTAATATCAAAAATTGCCACAGGTAAGGTAAACCCGCGCGAGGTTATTCAACTTAAAAATTCGTTAGAAGCCATTGTACCTATAAAATCTTTGGCATCAAATTGTGATAATGAATCGCTAAGAATTATTGGCGATAATCTTCAGAATTGTGATGTGCTTCGTGAAAAAATTAAAGAAACTCTAAATGAAGATGCTCCAGTAAATGTATTAAAAGGAAATACTATTGCAACGGGTTTTTCATCAGAATTAGATGAATTACGTAGTTTATCAAAATCTGGTAAAGATTATTTAGATGATATGCTTAAGCGCGAAAGTGAGCGTACAGGCATTCCATCTTTAAAAATTGCATCAAATAACGTGTTTGGGTATTATATTGAAGTTAGAAACACACATAAAGATAAGGTGCCAGAAGCATGGATACGAAAGCAAACCTTAGTAAGTGCCGAACGTTACATTACCGAAGAGCTTAAAGAATACGAAGCCAAAATTTTAGGAGCCGAAGATAGAATACAAACCCTAGAGCAAGAATTGTTTGCCAATTTGGTGGTGTGGATGAATCAATACATAAAAGCAGTACAACAAAATGCCTTCTTAATAGGGCAACTAGATTGTTTATGTAGTTTTGCACAATTAGCAAAAGATAACAATTATAGTTATCCTGATATTGATGAATCTTTCGATTTAGATATTAAAAACGGTAGACATCCCGTAATAGAAAAACAATTACCGCTTGGTGAAGCTTATATAACCAATGATGTGTATTTAGATAGAAGCAGCCAACAAATTATTATGATTACGGGACCTAACATGTCTGGTAAATCTGCTATTTTACGGCAAACAGCTTTAATAGTGTTATTAGCTCAAATAGGAAGTTTTGTGCCTGCAGAATCTGCCAAAATAGGAATGGTTGATAAGATTTTTACTAGAGTAGGTGCTAGTGATAATATCTCTATGGGAGAATCTACCTTTATGGTTGAAATGAATGAAACAGCATCTATTTTAAATAACATATCAGACCGAAGTTTAGTATTGCTTGATGAAATAGGTAGAGGAACCAGTACCTATGATGGAATTTCAATTGCCTGGGCTATTAGTGAGTATTTACATGAACATCCTGCAAAACCAAAAACGTTATTTGCAACACATTATCATGAGCTTAACGAAATGACCGAAACTTTTGAGCGTATTAAAAACTTCAATGTTTCAGTAAAAGAGTTAAAAGACAATGTATTGTTTTTAAGAAAACTGGTAGAAGGTGGTAGTGCCCATAGTTTTGGTATTCACGTAGCAAAAATGGCGGGAATGCCACAACAAGTATTGCATAAAGCAAATAAAATATTGAAGAAATTAGAGCAATCTCATTCTAGTGAAGAGCTAACCGATAAAGTAAAATCGTTAAATGACGAAATGCAACTAAGTTTTTTCAATTTAGACGATCCGTTATTAGAAAATATAAAGGAAGAAATATTACACACTGATATTGATACACTTACCCCCGTTGAGGCGCTAATGAAACTCAATGAAATAAAACGAATGTTGGTGAAGAAAAAACAAGCTTAA
- a CDS encoding DegT/DnrJ/EryC1/StrS aminotransferase family protein produces the protein MKKIQMVDLKGQYSGIKDVVNPSIQEVIETTSFINGPKVHEFQKNLENYLGVKHVIPCANGTDALQIAMMGLGLKPGDEVITADFTFAATVEVIALLKLTPVLVDVNEDDFNINIEAVKKAITPKTKAIVPVHLFGQCANMEAVMELAKAHNLFVIEDTAQAIGANYTYANGEKVKVGTIGDVGATSFFPSKNLGCYGDGGAIFTNNDALAHTIRGIVNHGMYERYHHDVVGVNSRLDSIQAAVLDAKLPLLDSYNQSRRAAANKYDKAFENIENIETPYRYGAEDNHVFHQYTLKVKGVDRDALAKHLNEKGIPCGVYYPIPLHKQKAYADDRYNENDFKVTNTLVKQVISLPMHTELDDEQIEYITSTVIKFVNG, from the coding sequence ATGAAGAAAATTCAAATGGTTGACCTAAAAGGTCAATATAGTGGTATAAAAGACGTTGTAAATCCTTCTATTCAAGAAGTAATTGAAACTACATCATTTATTAACGGACCCAAAGTTCATGAATTTCAAAAGAATTTAGAAAATTATCTTGGTGTAAAGCACGTAATACCATGTGCTAATGGTACAGATGCATTACAAATAGCCATGATGGGCTTAGGTTTAAAACCAGGCGATGAGGTAATAACTGCCGATTTTACATTTGCTGCAACGGTTGAGGTGATAGCACTGCTTAAGTTAACTCCGGTTTTAGTAGATGTAAATGAAGATGATTTTAACATTAATATTGAAGCTGTAAAAAAAGCTATAACTCCCAAAACAAAAGCCATTGTACCGGTACATTTATTTGGTCAGTGTGCAAACATGGAAGCTGTTATGGAGTTGGCTAAAGCGCATAATTTATTTGTAATTGAAGATACTGCACAGGCCATAGGAGCTAATTACACTTATGCAAATGGTGAAAAAGTAAAGGTTGGTACTATTGGAGATGTTGGAGCCACGTCATTTTTCCCTTCTAAAAATTTAGGATGTTATGGTGATGGAGGCGCCATTTTTACAAATAACGATGCCCTGGCACACACCATTAGAGGTATTGTAAACCACGGTATGTATGAACGCTATCACCACGATGTTGTTGGTGTTAACTCAAGGTTAGATAGTATACAAGCAGCTGTTTTAGATGCTAAATTACCGCTTTTAGATAGTTATAACCAAAGCAGAAGAGCGGCCGCAAATAAATATGATAAAGCTTTTGAGAATATTGAAAATATTGAAACACCGTATAGATACGGAGCAGAAGATAATCATGTGTTTCATCAATATACTTTAAAAGTAAAAGGGGTTGATAGAGATGCTTTGGCTAAACATTTAAACGAAAAAGGCATACCTTGTGGCGTGTATTACCCAATTCCGTTACATAAACAAAAGGCTTATGCAGATGATAGGTATAATGAAAACGACTTTAAAGTAACCAATACGTTGGTAAAACAAGTTATTTCGTTACCCATGCATACGGAATTAGATGATGAACAAATAGAATATATTACTTCAACTGTTATAAAATTTGTAAATGGATAA
- a CDS encoding potassium/proton antiporter — MNLTIENILLVGSLLLFASIIAGKTSYKFGVPTLILFLSIGMLAGSEGVGGIMFDDPKIAQFIGIVSLNFILFSGGLDTNWKSIKPVLKEGIALSTLGVFLTAISIGSFVYFITDFTIYESMLLGSIVSSTDAAAVFSVLRSKNLALKTNLRPTLELESGSNDPMAYVLTLAFLMLVINQDQSIYSIIPLFLQQMTIGCLAGFLFGKLSKLIINKIKLDFEGLYPVLTIALMFITFSATDFIGGNGFLAIYICAVFLGNQDLIHKKTIIKMYDGLAWLMQIVLFLTLGLLVFPSQIIPIAGIGLLISLFLIIIARPVGVFISLMFFKMKLRRRFYISWVGLRGAVPIVFATYPLIAGVEKANMIFNIVFFISVTSILIQGTTLSVFAKWLNVGLPEKIQTERDKFLSDFPKTAMKELEITSNCYAVNKKIVDLGFPKNAIIALIKRNNKYLTPNGSTVIEPHDVLVILSENQEGLELVNNCLNKAIA; from the coding sequence ATGAATTTAACCATTGAAAACATTTTATTAGTTGGCTCCCTATTACTATTTGCAAGTATAATAGCTGGTAAAACATCATACAAATTTGGGGTTCCTACACTAATTTTGTTTTTATCTATTGGTATGCTAGCGGGTTCTGAAGGTGTAGGAGGCATTATGTTTGATGACCCTAAAATAGCACAATTTATTGGCATAGTTTCTCTTAATTTTATACTGTTTTCTGGTGGACTAGACACCAACTGGAAAAGCATAAAACCCGTTTTAAAAGAAGGTATTGCACTCTCTACCTTAGGTGTATTTTTAACTGCTATTTCTATTGGTAGTTTTGTTTATTTTATAACAGATTTCACTATTTACGAAAGCATGCTATTAGGGTCTATTGTATCCTCAACAGATGCTGCGGCTGTATTTTCTGTTTTACGATCTAAAAATTTAGCCTTAAAAACCAACTTAAGACCCACCTTAGAGCTTGAAAGTGGTAGTAACGACCCCATGGCCTATGTTTTAACTTTGGCATTTTTAATGCTAGTTATTAATCAAGACCAAAGTATTTACTCTATAATCCCTTTGTTTTTACAACAAATGACTATTGGATGTTTAGCTGGTTTTTTATTTGGTAAGTTGAGCAAATTAATAATCAACAAAATTAAACTTGATTTTGAAGGTCTTTATCCTGTTTTAACTATTGCTCTAATGTTTATAACCTTTTCTGCAACCGATTTTATTGGGGGCAATGGTTTCCTTGCTATTTATATATGTGCTGTTTTTCTAGGTAACCAAGACCTAATTCATAAAAAAACCATCATAAAAATGTATGATGGTTTAGCTTGGTTAATGCAAATTGTACTATTCTTAACATTAGGATTACTGGTATTTCCTTCTCAAATTATTCCCATTGCTGGCATAGGGCTACTAATTTCATTATTCTTAATAATTATAGCTAGACCTGTTGGAGTATTTATTAGCCTAATGTTTTTTAAAATGAAACTTAGGCGTCGTTTTTACATTTCGTGGGTTGGTTTACGTGGTGCTGTTCCTATTGTTTTTGCTACTTACCCCTTAATTGCTGGTGTAGAAAAAGCAAACATGATATTTAATATTGTTTTTTTTATATCTGTTACTTCTATTTTAATTCAAGGTACCACATTATCTGTGTTTGCTAAATGGCTAAATGTTGGGTTGCCAGAAAAAATTCAAACCGAAAGAGATAAATTTTTATCCGATTTTCCTAAAACTGCCATGAAGGAACTTGAGATTACCTCTAACTGTTATGCAGTAAACAAAAAAATTGTTGATTTAGGCTTTCCTAAAAATGCTATTATAGCCTTAATAAAAAGAAACAATAAATATTTAACCCCTAACGGATCTACGGTAATAGAACCTCATGATGTTTTAGTAATTCTTTCTGAAAACCAAGAAGGTCTTGAGCTTGTTAACAATTGTTTAAACAAAGCTATTGCGTAA
- a CDS encoding class I SAM-dependent methyltransferase: MVKKAKKPWPTKDVMNQIYEKHLWGGLDFDFYSGSGSHNSKIIDSYIVAVVKFLSSFNPLLVVCDLGCGDFNIGKHFIKHAKKYIAVDIVEPLIKRNKQLFKHDHLEFHCLDISKDNMPEGDCVILRQVLQHLSNTEIEKITKKLYAYKYIILTEHIPTGLFTPNKDIISGQGNRTKFNSGVNLAKTPFNFKFKEERIINNYILEDKKSQIVTTLYKVF; this comes from the coding sequence GTGGTAAAAAAAGCAAAAAAGCCTTGGCCTACTAAAGATGTTATGAACCAGATTTATGAAAAACATCTATGGGGTGGCTTAGATTTTGACTTTTATTCTGGAAGCGGATCTCATAATTCAAAAATTATAGATTCCTATATTGTAGCAGTTGTAAAATTCCTCTCATCTTTTAATCCGCTATTGGTTGTTTGTGATTTAGGTTGCGGCGATTTTAATATTGGTAAACATTTTATTAAACATGCTAAAAAATATATTGCTGTTGATATTGTAGAACCTCTCATAAAAAGAAACAAACAATTATTTAAACATGACCATTTAGAATTTCATTGTTTAGATATTTCAAAAGATAATATGCCAGAGGGAGATTGTGTTATTTTAAGGCAAGTTTTACAACATTTATCTAATACAGAAATAGAAAAAATTACTAAAAAACTTTACGCTTATAAGTACATTATTTTAACAGAACACATACCAACAGGCTTATTTACACCAAACAAAGACATTATTTCTGGACAAGGCAATAGAACTAAATTTAACAGCGGTGTTAACTTAGCTAAAACCCCCTTCAATTTTAAATTCAAAGAAGAAAGAATTATAAATAATTATATTCTTGAAGACAAGAAAAGTCAAATTGTAACAACATTATATAAAGTGTTTTAA
- the folK gene encoding 2-amino-4-hydroxy-6-hydroxymethyldihydropteridine diphosphokinase gives MMQPTTFYIALGSNKGDKLKNLQMAVNAIHAKVGNVKLISKVYKSPALGFESDDFLNACLVLESYLKPQKVLKTLLKIEKELGRTRKKGSGYEARTIDLDVVFAGNEVIETKALQVPHPEMHKRRFVLQPLNDIASKLIHPTLNKSVSVLLEACEDQSVLEPIKIWLKNPRKAYDFSKFNYIAIEGNIGAGKTSLATMISQDYNAKLILERFADNPFLPKFYKDASRYAFPLEMSFLADRYQQISDDLSQLDLFKDFIVSDYDVFKSLIFSKITLQEDEFKLYRKLFYLMYKDISKPELYVYLYQNTERLQENIKKRGRKYEQNIESEYLEKINEGYLDFLKTQPEFNVKIIDISNRDFIKNRSDYLSILNEICN, from the coding sequence ATGCAACCAACTACTTTTTACATTGCTTTGGGGAGCAATAAAGGCGATAAACTTAAAAACCTGCAAATGGCAGTAAATGCTATACATGCAAAAGTGGGTAATGTTAAGTTAATTTCTAAAGTTTATAAATCGCCTGCTTTAGGTTTTGAAAGTGATGATTTTTTAAATGCCTGTTTGGTGTTAGAAAGCTATTTAAAACCACAAAAAGTGTTAAAAACTTTGTTGAAAATAGAAAAAGAGTTGGGGCGTACCCGAAAAAAAGGAAGTGGTTATGAAGCTAGAACCATAGATTTAGATGTTGTTTTTGCAGGTAATGAAGTTATTGAAACCAAAGCATTACAAGTGCCACATCCTGAAATGCATAAACGTAGGTTTGTATTACAGCCACTTAATGATATTGCTTCAAAATTAATACATCCAACACTTAACAAATCTGTGTCTGTTTTGTTAGAAGCATGTGAAGACCAATCTGTTTTAGAGCCTATAAAAATATGGTTAAAAAACCCTAGGAAAGCTTACGATTTTTCTAAATTCAATTATATAGCTATTGAAGGCAATATTGGTGCAGGTAAAACTAGTTTAGCTACTATGATTTCTCAAGATTATAATGCGAAACTTATTTTAGAACGCTTTGCAGATAATCCGTTTTTGCCCAAATTTTATAAAGATGCAAGTAGGTATGCTTTTCCGTTAGAAATGTCTTTTTTAGCAGATAGATATCAACAAATTTCTGATGATTTATCACAGTTAGATTTGTTTAAAGATTTTATTGTAAGTGATTATGATGTTTTTAAATCGCTTATATTTTCAAAAATAACTTTGCAAGAAGATGAATTTAAATTATACCGAAAGTTATTTTATTTAATGTACAAAGACATTTCAAAACCAGAGTTGTATGTGTATCTGTATCAAAATACTGAACGTCTACAAGAAAATATTAAAAAGCGCGGACGTAAATATGAACAGAATATTGAAAGTGAATACCTAGAAAAAATAAATGAGGGTTATTTAGACTTTTTAAAAACGCAACCAGAATTTAACGTTAAAATAATTGATATATCAAACAGAGATTTTATTAAAAACAGAAGCGATTATTTATCTATTTTAAATGAGATATGTAACTAA